A segment of the Microbacterium luteolum genome:
TGGGCACGGGAGCGGCACTGGTCTGGAATCCGGAGTTCCTCCGCGAGGGATGGGCCGTGCACGACACGCTCACGCCGGACCGGCTCGTGGTCGGCGCTGCACCGGACGCGGACGGCGACCGGGCGGTCGACGTGCTCCGTGAGGCCTACGCTGCCGCGATCGAGACGGGCACGCCGTTCCTGGTGACGGACCTGGCCACGGCCGAACTCGTCAAGGGAGCGGCCAACGCCTTCCTCGCCACCAAGATCTCGTTCATCAACGCGATGGCGGAGATCGCCGAGGCGGCCGGAGCCGACGTCACGCTCCTCGCCGATGCGCTCGGACACGACGGCCGCATCGGGCGGCGCTACCTCGGCTCGGGAATCGGCTTCGGCGGCGGCTGCCTCCCCAAGGACATCCGCGCCTTCGCCGCCAGGGCGGAGGAGCTCGGGCGCGGTGAGGCCGTGGGGTTCCTCCGCGAGGTCGACGCCATCAACCTGCGGCGACGCGACCGGGCGGTGCAGCTCGTCGTCGATGCACTGGGCGGACTGGTCTTCGGGCGCCGGATCGCGGTGCTGGGTGCGGCCTTCAAGCCCTTCAGCGACGACATCCGCGACTCACCGGCCCTCGACGTCGCCGTCCGCCTCCGGGGACTCGGCGCCGATGTCGTGGTGACCGACCCAGCGGCGATCGACAACGCCCGGACCGCGCATCCGCAGCTCGGCTATGCACAGGAGCGCGACGACGCGCTGCGCGAGGCCGACGCCGTCGTGATCGTCACCGAGTGGGATGAGTACCGACGCGACCTCTCCCCCGCGCACGCCGGCGGCCTCGTGCGCGGACGGATCATCATCGACGGGCGCAACTGCCTCGATGCCGCCGCATGGCGCGCGGCCGGCTGGCAGTATCACGGAATGGGACGGCGCTGAGGCAGTCCCGTCAGCTGACGGACACCCCGCGGGCCGCGGAGGAGCGGCCGAGGTAGACGTAGTCGTCGTGCTTCGCCGAGCGGCCGTCGCCCGCGGCTCGACCGTGCAGACGGCGCCAGACCCACGGCAGGGCATGCCGCCGCCACCACACGCCGGCGCCGATCGTCTCGTTCTCGTGCAGGGCGGCATCGAGCACACCGAGGGCATCGGCGTCCGGAACGCCGAGGACCTCGGCCGCGCGGTACGCGAGGAAGCGGTGTCCTCGACTGCTCAGGTGCACGAGGTCCTCGCCCCAGTTCGGGCGATCCGGCAGCGAGGGATGCAGATCCGTGTCGATCAGGATCGCACCGGTGCGCGCGGCGATCCCCGCCAGTGCGGTCGCGAACGCGGAGAACCTCCGCGTGTAGATGGAGGCGGCCCGCCGACCGGGCAGGAACGGCGTGACCAGCACCACGTCGGCCCCGATCCCGCGGAGCCGCACCACCGCGTCCTCGAGGCGCAGAGCCAGCGCGGCGACGTTCACGCGGTGCTTCACCAGGTCGTTCGCGCCGATGAGGATCGACACCAGGTCCGGTCGCAGTTCGAGCGCCCGCTCCAACTGCGTCCCGCAGACGTCGCCGACGCGCTTGGAGCGGATCGCGAGGTTCGCGTAGTGCAGGCCGCCGCGAGCGGCGAGCAGCAGCGCGAGGCGGTCGGCCCATCCCCGCAGCGCGCCGTCCGGTGCAGGATCGCAGAGACCCTCGGTGAGCGAATCGCCGAGGGCGACGTAACGGTGCCACCGCCGCGGCGGGACGGGTACCGAGGCCTCCGGACGCACCACGCGGCGAGCGCGGGCGCCGGCATCCACCCGATGCAGCATCCGCGCGTCCTCGAAGTGCCCGACGAGCTGGTCGCACACGCTCGACCAGCTGCGGCCCTGCACGGCTTCGCGTCCTGCCTCGCCGAAGGCCCGCCTCTTGCGCGCATCTCCGGCGAGGTCCGCGACGCGCATCCGCAGGTCGCCGAGATCGCCCGGCCGGTACAGCCAGCCGTCGATGCCCATCCGCACGAGGTCGAGCGGACCTCCACGGCCGGTCGCGATGACGGGGACGCCGCTCGCGTGGGCCTCCTGCAGGGTCTGACCGAAGGTCTCGCTCTCCCCCGGGTGCACGAACAGGTCGAACGACGCCATCGCCGCGGCGAGCGCCTCTCCGCCGAGGTGTCCGAGGAAGAGGGCATCCGGCAGCAGGCTCTCCAGCCGCGCACGGCTCGGTCCGTCGCCCACGATCACGAGTCGCGTGCCGGGCACACCGTTCAGCGCGGCGAGGTCCTCGACCTGCTTCTCCGGTGCGAGCCTGCCCACGTAGCCGATCACGACTTCGGCTCCCCAGGCGGCGCGCAGCGCACTGTCGCGGCGGGAGGGCTGGAAGCGCTCGGCATCCACTCCGCGACCCCAGCGGCGCACACGGTCGATGCCGAGCGAGGCCAGCTGCTGCGCCGACTCGGCCGAGGGCGCGAGCGTCAGCGTCGCACGCCGGTGGAGCCGGGCGATGTGCGTCTGAGCGATCCCCGTGGTCGCCGCGATGCCATAGCGCTCGGTGTAGGCCGCGACGTCGGTCTGATAGGCCGCGACGGATGCCACGTCGAGACGTTCCGCCGCGAGCACGCCGCGCCACCCGAGGGCGAAAGGCGAGGCGAGATGGACGACGTCCGGCTGGAAGCGACGCAGGGCGGCCGCGACGCGGTGGGCCGTCGAGGTGCCGACCCGGACGTTCCGGTAGCCCGGCAGCGCGAGGCTCGGGATCGCCTCGATGCGCGCACCGTCCACGGTCTCGGGGATGCCGACGGCCGCGGGGGCGATCACGTGCGCATCGTGCCCCCGGCTCTCGAGGTGCCGCAGGATCTGCAGCACCGATCCGGTCACGCCGTTCATGTGCGGAAGGAAGGACTCCGTGACGATCGCTACTCTCACACCCTCAGGATGACGGCGACGGCGTGCGGGATTCTCCGGAATCGGCCTTCGCCACCAGATGTTCACCGGATGCTGGAGCGCAGGTCACCGGCTATCCGGTCTTTGGTTCCCGTTCACCCTCGGCGTGCACAGTGAGCCCGTGCCGACCGACGTGCTCACCGAATCGCTCACCGGACCGTGGAGCCTGGTGCTGATGAGCCTCCTGGTCCTCGGGGACGCCTTCTTCGTGGTCGTCCCCGGCGAGGTCGCGGTGACCGCGCTCGGGGCGCTCGCGGTCACGAACGGTGCGCCGGCCCTCTGGGCGGTGATCGTGTGCGCCGCGGTCGCCGCCGCGCTCGGAGACGCGTGCTGCTATCTGATCGGACGCCTGGTCGGCATCGAACGCTGGCGCTGGATGCGCGCGCCCCGCGTGCGGCAGGCGCTCGAGTGGGCCGGACGACGCCTCGAGAGCGGCACGGCCACAGTACTCTTCACAGCGCGCTTCGTGCCGTTCGCCCGGCTCGCGATCAACCTGGTGGCCGGGGCATCGCGGATCCATCCCCCGCGCTATCTCGCCCTCGTCGGGATAGCCGCGACCGCCTGGGCGGTCTACCAGGCGGCGGTGGGCGCCGCCGTCGCCGCGATCGTCCCCGGAGGACCTCTCGTCGCCGTGCCGGTGTCGATCGTCGTCGCGATCGGCGCCGGAGCCCTGATCGACCTCGCGCTGCGCCGCAGCCGCCGCTGACCTCCCCCTCGCGGCGGGCGTGCTCTAGGCTCAGAGCATGAGCACCGAAGAAGGCGCCACCTCCTCCGAGGAGATGAAGCGCAAGTTCAAGGAAGCGCTCGAGAAGAAGAACGCGCAGCACCGGCAGGGCGAGTCGCACCTCGACGGCGACTCCGCCGTGCACGGCGCGGCCGCCCCGCAGACGCGGCGCGAGTTCCGACGCAAGAGCGGTTGACCACATGGATGCGGGGCCGGAATCATCCGGCCCCGCATCCCTCTCTCTCCGCTCAGCCTCTCTCTCCGCTCAGCGCTGTGCGGCGCGGTCCCTGGCCCGCTGCTCCTTCGCCGCCATCTCCGACACCGCCGACTCGCTGAGCTCCTGCACACCGACGGCGTGCGGAGCGTCCGACATCCCGTGCCCGTCGACGCCGTCCATCATCGACTCGTCGAAAGGCAGCTCCCCGTTGAGCACGCGGCGCGTGCGGTCACGGTCGATCTGCTTGGTCCAGGTGCCGATGAGGAGCGTCGCGACAGCGTTGCCCGTGAAGTTCGTCAGTGCGCGACCCTCCGACATGAAGCGGTCGATACCGACGATGACCCCGACGCCGTCGACCAGGTCCGGCCGGTACGCCTGCAGTCCGCCCGCCAGCGTGGCGAGTCCTGCACCCGTGACGCCGGCGGCGCCCTTGCTCGCGATGATCATGAAGACGAGCAGACCGATCTGCTCGCCGATGGACATCGGCTGGCCCATGCCCGTCGCGATGAACAGAGAGGCCATCGTCAGGTAGATCGCCGTGCCGTCGAGGTTGAACGAGTAGCCGGTCGGCACCGTGATGCCCACCACGGGCTTGGAGACGCCGACGTGCTCCATCTTCGCGATCAGCCGCGGCAGCGCGGACTCCGAGGAGGACGTGCCGACGATCAGCAGGTACTCGCGCCCCAGGTACTTCATGAGCGAGAAGATGTTGACCCGCGTGACGGTCCAGAGCAACGTGCCCAGCACCACGACGATGAACAGGATGCAGGTGATGTAGAACGCGCCCATCAGGATGCCGAGGCTCCAGATCGCCGAGATGCCGGTCTTGCCCACGACGGCCGCGATCGCACCGAAGGCACCGATCGGCGCCAGCCAGAGGATCATGCCGAGGATGCGGAACACCAGCTTCTGCAGCTGCTTGACCGCCTCCATGATCGGAGCACCGCGCTCGCCGAGACCCTGCAGGGCGAAACCGACGAGGAGGGCGATGAACAGCACCTGCAGCACGCTCTCGCCGGTGAAGGCGCCGAAGAACGTCGCGGGGATGATCCCGAGGATGAACTCCTGGGTGGTCTTCGCCTCGGTCGCACCCTCGGGATCGTACGTGGAGGCAGCCATGTCGAGCCCGGATCCCGGGTGGATGATGTTGCCGACGACCAGGCCGATCGCGAGGGCGAAGGTCGACATGATCATGAAGTACAACAGGGCGAGCCCGCCGATCTTCCCGACCGTCGCCGCCTTCGCGATGGATCCGACTCCGACGACGATGGTGCAGAAGATGATCGGCGCGATCATCATCTTGATCAGCGCCACGAATCCCTTGCCGAGAGCCTCGAACCCCTGTCCGACCTCGGGCCAGATGAGTCCGACGAGGGCGCCGAGCACGACCGCGATGATCACCGACACGTACAGCCAGGTGTGCCGGTCCCAGGACTGCTTGCCACGCCGCGAGTTGAACCCCGGCAGACGGAACCCCGTTGTGATGGCCATGTTTCCTCCTTGATCATGAACGTCTTCGTGTCATGTGTGCGGCGGCATCCTCGTCGCCGATGAGATTCACCGTCGCGGACTTCACACCGCGACGCGATTTGTGGTCGTATTGGTCACTACCGAGAGCGCCGACGACCGGAGGATGCGATGGCACACGCCTCTGACGGCCGCAGCACCGCATCGCGCGTGTTCGTCGTGCTCCTCGGGGTCGCGGTCGTCATCGGCGCCCTCGTCGCCGTCTACCTCGTCGTGGAGGCGCAGCGCGCCATCCGCGCCGAGGCCGAGCGGGTCACGGCGGCAGCCGCCATCTCGCTCGCCGCATCACCGGATGTCGTCTCCTCGCTGAGCGAAGGAGACGAGGGCGCAGCGACACGTCTGCTCGAGCCCTACGCGATGACGGTCGTGGAGGACGCCGGACTCGACTTCATCACGGTCATGACCGTGGAGGGCGTACGGGTCACCCACCCCGACCTCGCGCAGATCGGCGGACGCTATCTCGGCACGATCCCCACGACCCCCCAGATGCTCACCGAGGAGTTCACCGGCACCCTCGGGCCCTCGGTCCGCACGATCGTGCCGGTCGTGGACGCCGACGACACCCTGATCGGCTGGGTGGCGGCGGGCGTGACGACCGAGTCGATCACCGACACGCTGATCCGCCGTCTCCCCCTCACGCTCGGGATCACCGTGGGACTCGTCGCGCTCGGGGCAGGCGGAGCCCTGATCGCGCGCCGGGTCACCCGGCGCATCGCCGGCGACCTTCCACCCGGCCAGGTGCGTGATGCCGTGTCGTCGTACGAATCCATCCGGACCCTGGGCGAGGCACTGCGCGCCCAGACCCACGAGCACGGGAACCGGATGCACACCGCCGTCGCCCTGCTCGAGCTCGGGCGGAGCGACGAGGCGATCGAGATCCTCACCGAGACCTCGCGGCAGAGCCAATCCCTCGTCGACCAGGTCACAGCACGGCGCCAGGGCGACCCCGCGGTCGGTGCCCTCCTGCTGGGGAAGGCGTCTCAGGCGAAGGAGCGCGGCATCGACTGGCGTGTGCGCATCGATCCGGAGACCCCGCGCTCGCCGCTGTCGACGGTCGACAGCGTGTCGGTGCTCGGCAACCTCGTCGACAACGCGATGGATGCCGCGGCGGAGTCCGACGACCGCTGGGTGGCCGTCTCGCTCACGCCCGGCGCGGACGGCGGGATCGTGCTCGAGGTCTCGGACAGCGGACCGGGCGTCCCGATCGACCGCCGCGAGCAGATCTTCCAGCAGGGCTTCTCGACGAAGCCCGCGGATGCGCAGGGCCGAGGCATCGGCCTCGCACTCGTGAGGTCGGTCGTCACGGGCGTCGGCGGTTCGGTGACGCTGGAGGGCGATCCCACGACCTTCCGCGTCATCCTGCCCGCAGCGGGAGCGCGGAGGCGCCGTTCATGATCCGGACGCTCATCGTCGACGACGACGCTCTGACCCTCGAACTCCATCGCGACTACCTCGCACGTCTCGAGGGCTTCGAGGCCTCCGGAGAGTGCAGCGGAGCACGCGCCGCGGTGAGCGCGGTGCTGGATCGCCGGGGCGCGGACGCCTTCGACCTGGTCCTGCTCGACATCACGATGCCTGACGGTTCCGGCATCGATGTCCTGCGGGCTCTCCGTGCCAGGGCGGCCTCGGTCGACGTCATCGCGATCACCGGGGTGCGCGATGCCGAGACCGTGCGGCAGATGGCGGCTCTGGGCGTCTTCCAGTACCTCGTGAAACCGTTCCCCTTCGCCGTGTTCAAGGAGCGGATGGAGCAGTACCGCTCCTACCGGGATCAAGCCCGCACCACAGACGGCGAGGCGACGCAGGCCGAGATCGATGCGCTGCTCGGCCGCACGACCGGCACGATCCTGCTGCCCAAGGGCCTGTCGGCCGCGTCCTTGGATCGCGTGACCTCCGCGCTGCGCGCGATGGGTCCGCTGTCGGCGAGCGAGGCGGCGGAGCGTCTGGGCATGTCCCGCGTCGCCGTGCGGCGCTACCTCGAGCATCTTGCCGCTGAGGGCGTGCTCCTCCGGACGGCGCGGTACGGCGCGCGCGGACGCCCCGAGACCGAGTACCACTGGAACCGGGGCACCGGCGACGACGCCTGACGACTCAGCGCGGAAGGCGTCCCGCGTGCAGTACCCCTTCGGGATCGACGGCGGCGCGGACAGCGCGCAGCCGATCGAGGTCGGCCGAGGTACCGCAGCGGTCGAGCGTCTGTCCCGGCCCCAGGAAGGTCGGCACCGTACGCGAGGCCTCTGCGTGCGCCAGTAGATCGACGAACCCCGCGAGACTCGCGTCTCCCGGTTCGCGGGGCGCGCCGGGGAACAGCGGCGCGAGCGCGTGCAGCAGCCAACCCGCCGAAGCCAGGCTCGCGAAGCCGCTGCGCCGTGGCGCGTCGAGCGCGCCGCCCAGCATCCGGATGTCGATCCCGATGATCGGAGCCTGCTCCGGCAGCTCGCGGAACTCCACGAGCGCATCGATCGTGGCGTCGTCCAACGTCGTGAGCGCCATGGACGCGCCACGGCCAGGGGTCGGCTCTGTCGGTTCGTTCGATGCCGCCACGAGGGCCGCCGGCGAAGTGGCTCCCGTCGTCTCGTGCTGCACCGCGCCGGCACGGCGGACCCGATCGATGAGCTCGTCCGCGGAGCCGTCGACCGACAACGCCTGCACCTCGAGGAAGCTGCGCCCGCGGATCGCCTCCGGCAGCTGTGGCGCGTCGGGCATGCGCATCGAGTTCATGAACACGTTGAGCGACGCCGGTGCGTCGGCCGCGAGGTCGCGCACGGCGCGGATCACCGCGGCGGCATCCGCCACGTCGAAAGTGAGGCTCGCACCCCACAGTGCCGGCGTGCGCACGAGATCGATCTCGAGGGCCGTGACGATGCCGACGACGCCGCCCGCGCCGCGCAGGGCCCACATGAGATCCGGATCGCTGTCGTCGTCGACACGCTCATGGGAGCCGTCGGCACGCAGCACCCACGCTGCCCGCAGGTTGTCGGAGCCGAGCCCCGCCGTGCGGCTGAACCACGAGTGCCCGCCACCCAGTGTGTAACCGGCCACGCTGACGACCGGACTCGTGCCGGCCGGAGCCGCCCAGCCGGTGCCCTCGAGGGCGTCGACGACCGCGCCCCAGCGGACACCGGTGCCCACCCGGAGGATCCCGGCATCCACGTCGACATCGAGCTCATCGAATGCCGACATCCGCACGATCACCGCACCGTCGAGATCACTCGACGCTCCGTGCCCGCTCGGCTGGACGGCGAGGCGGAAGCCCGACGAGCGAGCGGCGCCGAGCAGTGCGTGCAGATCGGCGACATCCGCCGGAGCGGCGACAGCGAGGGGTCGCTGATCGATCGCGAGGTTCCATGGCTGCCGCGCCTCATCGAACCCGGCATCGCCGGGACGGAAAAGGGAGCCGCTCAGTCGGTCGCGAAGGGCATCGAACGAGGAGATCGAGGTCATGACGCCACGGTAGGACATCCCTCGGACATTCGACCATACCCAGTGATAGCCTCGTGCCGAATGTCCTCAGGGCGGGGTGCGATTCCCCACCGGCGGTATCACGGCAGGGCCGTGGAGCCCGCGAGCGGACCCCACGGTGGGGTCTGCAGACCCGGTGCGATTCCGGGGCCGACGGTCACAGTCCGGATGGAAGAGGACGAGAGGGAGCAGTCATCATGCCCAGAATCGCCATCGTCGCCGCGCAGTGGCACGCCGAGATCGTCGACCAGGCCGTCGAATCCTTCGAGGGAAGGCTCGCGTCACTCGGCTTCGACGACGTCAGCATCCTCCGGGTACCCGGGGCCTTCGAGATCCCGCTGCACGCGCAGCGGCTCGCCCGCAGCGGTCGAGTCGACGCCATCGCCACCTGCGCGCTCGTCGTCGACGGCGGCATCTACCGCCATGACTTCGTGGCGTCCACGGTCGTCGATGCGCTGATGCGCGTGCAGCTGGAGACGGACGTGCCCGTGTTCTCGGCGGTCCTCACGCCGCACAATTTCCACGAGCACGACGAGCACCGCGAGTACTTCCGCCGTCACTTCTCCGTCAAGGGCGCCGAGCTCGCCGACGCGGTCGTGAAGACGCTCGCCGGACTCGACGCCCTCGCCTGATCGGCAGCGGAGGCGAACAGTCGCCTCACTCCCCCGCGAGACCGCCCAGCAGGTGGCCGAACGACCGGCCCTCACCGAGGTACGTCGCCGGGTCGAACGGGTCGGAGGCCGAGGCGGCGTCGCGTCGGGCCACCGCATCCGCGAGCTCCCGCGCGCCCTTCTCGACGCGCTTCGCGAGCGGAGCGACGTGGTCGCCGGACCCTCCCCAGTCGCTGGAGGCCGCGAACACGCCGGTCGAGACGGCGTCGGCGTGCAGGTAGGCGAACAGCGGACGGATCGCGTAGTCAATCGCCAGCGAGTGCCGGGCGGTACCGGCATTCGCGCCGATGAGGACCGGCTTCCCGGTGAGCGCGTCGGGATCGAGCACGTCGATGAACGACTTGAACAATCCCGAGTAGCTGGTCGAGAAGATGGGCGTCACCACGATGAGCGCATCGGCCGACACCACCGTGTTGATCGCCGTCTCCAGCGCCGGCGGCGCGAATCCGGTGAGCAGGTTGTTGGTGATGTCATGCGCGTAGTCGCGCAGCTCGATCACGTCGACGCTCGTCTCGATGTCGTGCTCGCGGAGCGCCTTCACCGTCTCGGCGGCCAGCCGATCGGCGAGCATCCGCGTGGACGAGGGATTCGAGAGACCGGCCGACACGACGGCGATGCGACGCACGGTCATCTCAGGCCTCCTTCCGGCTGAGCCCGAACGCGGCACCGGCCGGAGCCGGGGTGTCCTGGTAGGGCGAGTCGCCGGTCAGGTTGTCGCCGCGGTTGGCACCGGGGCGCGCCTGACGGGTGGGCCCGTCGCCGAACTCCGCCTTCACGCGTGCGGCGTGGGTGGGAGCATCCGGCACGGTCTCCGGGCGACCCTGCGCGAGCTCCTTCCGCAGCACGGGCACGACCTCGGAGCCGAGGATGTCGAGCTGCTCGAGCACGATCTTGAGCGGAAGCCCGGCGTGGTCGATCAGGAAGAGCTGACGCTGGTAGTCGCCGTAGTGCTCGCGCATGGCGGCGTAGCGATCGATGATCTGCTGCGGCGACCCCACGGTGAGGGGCGTCATCTCGGTGAAGTCCTCCATGCTCGGACCGTGGCCGTAGACGGGCGCGTTGTCGAAGTACGGACGGAACTGGTTCGCCGCGTCCTGCGAGTTCGCGGCCATGAACACCTGACCGCCGAGACCGACGATGGCCTGCTCCGGGGTGCCGTGCCCGTAGTGCGCGTAGCGCTGACGGTACAGCTCGATGAGGCGCTGGTAGTGCTCCTTCGGCCAGAAGATGTTGTTCGCGAAGAAGCCGTCGCCGTAGTAGGCCGCCTGCTCGGCGATCTCCGGGGTGCGGATGGATCCGTGCCAGACGAAGGGCGCGATGCCGTCGAGGGGCCGCGGCGTGGAGGTGAACCCCTGCAGCGGGGTGCGGAACTTGCCCTCCCAGTCGACGACGTCCTCACGCCACAGCTTGTGCAGCAGGGCGTAGTTCTCGATCGCGAGAGGGAGTCCCTGACGGATGTCCTGGCCGAACCACGGGTACACGGGTCCGGTGTTCCCGCGACCGAGCATGAGGTCCATGCGGCCGTCGGACACGTGCTGCAGCATCGCGTACTCCTCGGCGATGCGCACCGGGTCGTTCGTCGTGATGAGCGTGGTCGAGGTCGAGACGATCAGACGCTCGGTCTGCGCGGCGAGGGCGGCGAGGAAGGTCGTGGGGCTCGAGGACCAGAACGGCGGGTTGTGGTGCTCGCCGATCGCGAAGACGTCGAGTCCGACCTCTTCGGCGTGCGTGGCGATGGTCAGCGTCGCCTTGATCCGCTCCTGCTCGCTGGGGGTGATGCCCGTGGTGGGATCGCGGGTGATGTCGCTGACCGACATGATGCCGAACTGCATCGCCTGCGCGCCTGACTGCTCGCTCATGATTGCTCCATTTTCCTCGAAGCGGATGACGGTGCATCCGTTTCTATTCATTTGAATGTATATGAGTCAACGCGATGCGGCCAACTTTATTCCCGACGGTAGCCTCGAAGGATGAGCAACGCAGCCGCGGCCCCTTCCGGTCCCCCGACCGGGTCGACGGCACGCCCTCGGCGCCGCGTCCCGTTCTGGGACAACGCCCGCTACGCGTGCATCGTGCTGGTGGTGCTGGGCCACGCGATCCAGCGGCTCATCTACGACTCCGACATCGCCTTCGCGTTCTACCTGGCCCTCTACGCCTTCCACATGCCGGCGTTCGCGATCATCTCGGGATACTTCTCGAAGTCCGGGTCGCCGACCAGGACGCAGATGGCCAGAGTCATCACCGACATCCTGGTGCCGTATCTCATCTTCGAGGTGCTGTGGACGCTCACCAAGTGGCTCGTGGAGGGCCAGGCGAACCCGAACATCACCAAGCCGTCCTGGACGCTGTGGTTCCTGCTGGCGCTGGGGATCTTCCGGCTGGTCCTCCCCTACCTCGCTCTGCTCCGGTGGCCGCTGGCCTGGACGGTCGTGATCTCGATCGGCGTCGGGTACCTGCCGAACGTCGACAGCACCTTCTCGCTCTCGCGCACGCTGGGCCTCCTCCCGTTCTTCGCGTTCGGGTGGTGGCTCCGGGAGCGGGACATCGTCGACCGATTCCGCCTCCTCGACTTCCGCCCCTGGTGGGTGCGCGTCGTCGCCGTCGCCGTCCTCGCAGCCACGGGCTGGGCGGCCTGGAACTGGCTCCCGGTGTGGCAGGCGATCGACCTGCGTCACTGGCTCTTCTACGAGGACTCCTACGCCGACCTCGGCGGTGAGCAGTGGTGGGCCGGCGGTCTCCGGTTCGCGCTGATGCTCCTCGCCGTCGTGCTCTGCGCGGCGTTCTTCGCGCTCATCCCCCGCGGGACCTATTGGTGGACGCACTTCGGCCAGTACACGATGTACGTGTTCCTCCTGCATTCGTTCGTGTTGTACCCCTTCCGTGAATCGGGTGCCCTGCGCGACCTCGAACCGACGTGGATCTGGCTGCCTCTCGTCACGATCCTGTCCGTCGTCGTCGCACTGGCTCTGGCGACGAAACCCGTCCGCTGGCTCTTCCGTCCGCTCGTCGAACCGCGCCCGAAATGGCTTTTCGCCGACCCCGCTCTCGCCTCCCGCGAGGGGCGGAGGAACGACCCGACCGGATCGCGGCGGCCGCGATAGCCTGAACGGATGCTCCGCGCCTCGACCATCCGCGATCAGGTCGTCCAGCAGGCGGAGGAATCCGGCTTCGACGCGCACGGACTGCACGTCCTCCTCGGCACGGATTCCGCGGAGCACCGCTGGACCCCCGACGTCCGCGAGGACATCCATTCCGTCGCGAAGGCCGTCTGCGTCCTCGCCGCCGGCATCGCCTCGGATGAGGGGCTCATCGATCTCGACGCCCCGGTCGGCACATACGTCGACGACATCGATCTCGGAGCCGGCGTCGATCGCGTGACGCTCCGCCGTCTCCTGAGCATGTCGAGCGGCATCGATCTGCCCTGGTCGGAGACCATGATGACCGACTGGCCCGATCTCGCGATCGAGTTCCTCGGCCGGCCGTCACGAGGGTCCGTCTTCCAGTACTCCAACGCCAGCACCTACACGGCGATGACCGTGCTCGCCCGCCGCGTCGGCGACGTCGCCGAGTAT
Coding sequences within it:
- a CDS encoding DUF5302 domain-containing protein, with amino-acid sequence MSTEEGATSSEEMKRKFKEALEKKNAQHRQGESHLDGDSAVHGAAAPQTRREFRRKSG
- a CDS encoding DedA family protein, translating into MPTDVLTESLTGPWSLVLMSLLVLGDAFFVVVPGEVAVTALGALAVTNGAPALWAVIVCAAVAAALGDACCYLIGRLVGIERWRWMRAPRVRQALEWAGRRLESGTATVLFTARFVPFARLAINLVAGASRIHPPRYLALVGIAATAWAVYQAAVGAAVAAIVPGGPLVAVPVSIVVAIGAGALIDLALRRSRR
- a CDS encoding sensor histidine kinase; its protein translation is MAHASDGRSTASRVFVVLLGVAVVIGALVAVYLVVEAQRAIRAEAERVTAAAAISLAASPDVVSSLSEGDEGAATRLLEPYAMTVVEDAGLDFITVMTVEGVRVTHPDLAQIGGRYLGTIPTTPQMLTEEFTGTLGPSVRTIVPVVDADDTLIGWVAAGVTTESITDTLIRRLPLTLGITVGLVALGAGGALIARRVTRRIAGDLPPGQVRDAVSSYESIRTLGEALRAQTHEHGNRMHTAVALLELGRSDEAIEILTETSRQSQSLVDQVTARRQGDPAVGALLLGKASQAKERGIDWRVRIDPETPRSPLSTVDSVSVLGNLVDNAMDAAAESDDRWVAVSLTPGADGGIVLEVSDSGPGVPIDRREQIFQQGFSTKPADAQGRGIGLALVRSVVTGVGGSVTLEGDPTTFRVILPAAGARRRRS
- a CDS encoding UDP-glucose dehydrogenase family protein — translated: MRMSVIGCGYLGAVHAAAMASIGHDVVGIDVDEGKVAALAAGTAPFFEPRLTELLTDGLASGRLRFSSRMADAAGADVHFLAVGTPQTAGGHAADLRYVDAAVEDLLPHLRPGDVVAGKSTVPVGTAARLAERLVGTGAALVWNPEFLREGWAVHDTLTPDRLVVGAAPDADGDRAVDVLREAYAAAIETGTPFLVTDLATAELVKGAANAFLATKISFINAMAEIAEAAGADVTLLADALGHDGRIGRRYLGSGIGFGGGCLPKDIRAFAARAEELGRGEAVGFLREVDAINLRRRDRAVQLVVDALGGLVFGRRIAVLGAAFKPFSDDIRDSPALDVAVRLRGLGADVVVTDPAAIDNARTAHPQLGYAQERDDALREADAVVIVTEWDEYRRDLSPAHAGGLVRGRIIIDGRNCLDAAAWRAAGWQYHGMGRR
- a CDS encoding cation:dicarboxylate symporter family transporter translates to MAITTGFRLPGFNSRRGKQSWDRHTWLYVSVIIAVVLGALVGLIWPEVGQGFEALGKGFVALIKMMIAPIIFCTIVVGVGSIAKAATVGKIGGLALLYFMIMSTFALAIGLVVGNIIHPGSGLDMAASTYDPEGATEAKTTQEFILGIIPATFFGAFTGESVLQVLFIALLVGFALQGLGERGAPIMEAVKQLQKLVFRILGMILWLAPIGAFGAIAAVVGKTGISAIWSLGILMGAFYITCILFIVVVLGTLLWTVTRVNIFSLMKYLGREYLLIVGTSSSESALPRLIAKMEHVGVSKPVVGITVPTGYSFNLDGTAIYLTMASLFIATGMGQPMSIGEQIGLLVFMIIASKGAAGVTGAGLATLAGGLQAYRPDLVDGVGVIVGIDRFMSEGRALTNFTGNAVATLLIGTWTKQIDRDRTRRVLNGELPFDESMMDGVDGHGMSDAPHAVGVQELSESAVSEMAAKEQRARDRAAQR
- a CDS encoding GDSL-type esterase/lipase family protein, whose translation is MRVAIVTESFLPHMNGVTGSVLQILRHLESRGHDAHVIAPAAVGIPETVDGARIEAIPSLALPGYRNVRVGTSTAHRVAAALRRFQPDVVHLASPFALGWRGVLAAERLDVASVAAYQTDVAAYTERYGIAATTGIAQTHIARLHRRATLTLAPSAESAQQLASLGIDRVRRWGRGVDAERFQPSRRDSALRAAWGAEVVIGYVGRLAPEKQVEDLAALNGVPGTRLVIVGDGPSRARLESLLPDALFLGHLGGEALAAAMASFDLFVHPGESETFGQTLQEAHASGVPVIATGRGGPLDLVRMGIDGWLYRPGDLGDLRMRVADLAGDARKRRAFGEAGREAVQGRSWSSVCDQLVGHFEDARMLHRVDAGARARRVVRPEASVPVPPRRWHRYVALGDSLTEGLCDPAPDGALRGWADRLALLLAARGGLHYANLAIRSKRVGDVCGTQLERALELRPDLVSILIGANDLVKHRVNVAALALRLEDAVVRLRGIGADVVLVTPFLPGRRAASIYTRRFSAFATALAGIAARTGAILIDTDLHPSLPDRPNWGEDLVHLSSRGHRFLAYRAAEVLGVPDADALGVLDAALHENETIGAGVWWRRHALPWVWRRLHGRAAGDGRSAKHDDYVYLGRSSAARGVSVS
- a CDS encoding response regulator, translated to MIRTLIVDDDALTLELHRDYLARLEGFEASGECSGARAAVSAVLDRRGADAFDLVLLDITMPDGSGIDVLRALRARAASVDVIAITGVRDAETVRQMAALGVFQYLVKPFPFAVFKERMEQYRSYRDQARTTDGEATQAEIDALLGRTTGTILLPKGLSAASLDRVTSALRAMGPLSASEAAERLGMSRVAVRRYLEHLAAEGVLLRTARYGARGRPETEYHWNRGTGDDA